In a single window of the Flavobacterium sp. W4I14 genome:
- a CDS encoding lycopene cyclase domain-containing protein (product_source=TIGR03462; pfam=PF18916; tigrfam=TIGR03462; transmembrane_helix_parts=Outside_1_3,TMhelix_4_21,Inside_22_32,TMhelix_33_52,Outside_53_77,TMhelix_78_100,Inside_101_106,TMhelix_107_125,Outside_126_128,TMhelix_129_151,Inside_152_162,TMhelix_163_185,Outside_186_194,TMhelix_195_217,Inside_218_234) has translation MNYTYLLINLAVIFFPLVLSFDKKVHFFSKWKFVFPSILITGLVFLIWDILFTKLNVWSFNADYLIGLNLLGLPLEEILFFLTVPYACVFIYECLNAYFPKNDLQKYSLAISNLFLGLCVAILFFGYNRWYTLINFGFLFMVLAYVEYVNVDFRFMYKFYRTYLVSLIPFYIVNGFLTAIPVVMYNDKQNLGFRVGTIPFEDHFYLMGLLLMNIYLYEVFKSRVSKKEGLRLEN, from the coding sequence ATGAATTATACTTATCTACTTATCAATCTTGCTGTAATCTTCTTTCCCCTGGTTTTATCATTCGATAAAAAGGTTCATTTTTTTAGCAAATGGAAGTTTGTATTCCCGTCAATATTGATTACAGGCCTGGTGTTTTTAATTTGGGATATCCTGTTTACTAAGCTTAATGTGTGGTCTTTTAATGCCGATTACCTTATTGGGTTAAATCTTTTGGGGCTACCTTTAGAAGAAATTTTATTCTTCTTAACGGTTCCTTATGCCTGTGTGTTTATTTACGAATGTTTAAATGCCTATTTCCCAAAAAATGACCTGCAAAAGTATAGTCTTGCAATTAGTAATTTATTCCTAGGGCTTTGTGTGGCCATTTTGTTTTTTGGTTATAACAGGTGGTATACGCTGATCAATTTTGGCTTTTTATTTATGGTGCTGGCCTATGTAGAATATGTAAATGTCGATTTTAGGTTTATGTACAAGTTCTATAGAACTTATCTGGTTTCGCTTATCCCATTTTATATTGTTAATGGATTTTTAACTGCTATACCTGTGGTGATGTATAACGATAAGCAAAACCTAGGTTTTAGAGTGGGTACTATCCCTTTCGAAGATCATTTTTATTTAATGGGGCTGTTGTTGATGAATATCTACCTGTATGAAGTTTTTAAAAGCAGAGTCTCGAAGAAAGAAGGCTTAAGATTGGAAAATTAA
- a CDS encoding hypothetical protein (product_source=Hypo-rule applied; cath_funfam=3.40.50.10490; superfamily=48452): protein MFNSEYLQRELLIDFLPLSKLMIKLRIILFLLVAASNITYAQLSTQEIAILKTNMVKAVENSKLTDSLFTKLNKLANKTALITGYTGTLEALKAKHSWNPYNKIKYVGQSLKTMQKAIDMDNENMEIRFMRFSIEFYTPSFLGFSKDLVQDKKEILKHYQNENFGLADRELVKNVAKFMIDSKKCTPAEVKILTKHL, encoded by the coding sequence ATGTTTAACAGTGAATATCTGCAAAGAGAACTCTTGATAGATTTCTTACCTTTGTCCAAACTCATGATCAAACTACGCATTATACTTTTTCTGCTGGTTGCAGCAAGCAATATTACTTACGCCCAGTTATCTACCCAAGAAATTGCGATATTAAAAACTAATATGGTTAAAGCGGTAGAAAATTCAAAGCTAACCGACTCATTATTTACCAAACTGAACAAGCTGGCCAATAAAACCGCCTTAATTACTGGCTACACCGGAACATTAGAAGCGCTTAAGGCCAAGCACTCATGGAATCCATACAACAAGATCAAGTATGTGGGCCAGTCGCTTAAAACCATGCAAAAAGCAATTGATATGGATAATGAGAACATGGAGATTCGCTTCATGCGGTTTTCTATTGAGTTTTATACGCCTTCTTTTCTCGGCTTTAGTAAAGATCTAGTTCAGGATAAAAAAGAGATCCTTAAACATTATCAAAATGAAAATTTTGGCCTAGCCGATCGCGAACTGGTTAAAAACGTAGCCAAATTTATGATCGACAGTAAAAAATGTACGCCAGCTGAAGTTAAAATTTTGACAAAACACCTTTAG